From a region of the Salinispira pacifica genome:
- a CDS encoding transposase, with the protein MHRQFSRSTEQSPQEQTVLFAEAERYSVQEQAPDTDVGEIVTVREHKKAKPGRKPIDPKVPRIDFEHDIDEPDKQCACGCTMERIGEEVTERLQTIPEQIFAERHIRPKYACKNCEGSGDEDRPAVRIAPTPPSIIPGSIVTPGLLAFILVNKFADHLPYYPPGTAICPHWVAYFPTRQE; encoded by the coding sequence CTGCACCGGCAGTTCAGCCGTTCAACCGAACAAAGCCCGCAGGAACAGACCGTACTGTTTGCTGAAGCCGAGCGCTACAGCGTCCAAGAGCAGGCACCGGATACCGATGTTGGTGAAATAGTCACGGTACGTGAGCATAAAAAGGCTAAACCAGGTCGCAAGCCGATTGACCCGAAAGTACCCCGCATTGATTTTGAGCACGATATTGATGAACCCGACAAGCAGTGTGCTTGCGGCTGCACCATGGAGCGAATCGGCGAAGAAGTCACTGAACGGCTGCAAACCATACCTGAGCAGATTTTTGCCGAGCGACATATCCGCCCGAAATATGCCTGCAAAAATTGTGAGGGCTCGGGAGATGAAGACCGGCCGGCTGTACGCATTGCTCCCACACCACCCTCGATTATTCCAGGCAGCATCGTTACTCCGGGGCTTTTAGCCTTCATCCTGGTGAACAAGTTCGCTGACCATCTGCCGTACTACCCGCCAGGAACAGCGATTTGCCCGCATTGGGTTGCATATTTCCCGACAAGACAAGAGTAA
- a CDS encoding transposase domain-containing protein encodes MYSLIETAKANGLDPHSYLLNLFEKAPLAESEKAWAGR; translated from the coding sequence ATGTACTCCCTTATAGAAACAGCCAAAGCGAATGGTCTCGATCCTCACAGCTATTTGCTCAATCTGTTCGAAAAGGCTCCTCTGGCGGAATCGGAAAAAGCCTGGGCTGGTCGCTGA
- a CDS encoding RNA polymerase sigma factor, whose amino-acid sequence MRNESTLTFHEIVNRHGRSLYNLCYRILGHPEDAEDALQEIFMKIHDSLPQFKGDSSLYTWMYRIAVNHCIRTKGRIERVAEKAPKALDIRELNGPPPDLEPDLSPQERKILIDELSLEIRDTCHFFLTFRLTREQRIAFILRDVMGLSYKHISEILDISESVVKSRIYRSRANLEKHFSEKCSLHQSENPCSCEGKLGYVLKEYPMVMKDVRKRAENPDYYKLVSQLIGRRFGSVREAYASLHDLPFPKELLEKYQ is encoded by the coding sequence ATGCGAAACGAATCAACCCTGACTTTTCATGAAATTGTAAATCGGCATGGTAGATCGTTGTATAACCTTTGTTACAGAATCCTGGGACATCCGGAAGATGCCGAGGATGCCCTTCAGGAAATTTTCATGAAAATACATGACAGTCTGCCTCAGTTCAAAGGTGACAGCAGCCTGTATACATGGATGTATCGCATCGCAGTGAATCATTGCATCAGAACCAAAGGAAGGATCGAACGGGTGGCGGAAAAGGCTCCAAAGGCTCTGGATATCCGGGAACTGAACGGTCCTCCTCCGGATTTGGAACCTGATTTAAGTCCGCAGGAACGGAAGATTCTCATAGATGAACTATCCCTGGAAATACGCGATACATGCCATTTCTTTCTGACCTTCAGACTTACCCGGGAACAGAGAATTGCATTCATTCTCCGGGATGTGATGGGGCTGTCGTATAAACATATTTCAGAGATTCTGGATATCTCTGAATCGGTGGTGAAAAGCCGCATTTACCGATCCCGGGCCAATCTTGAAAAACATTTTTCCGAAAAGTGCTCGCTGCATCAGTCTGAAAACCCGTGCAGCTGTGAGGGAAAGCTGGGATACGTACTGAAAGAATATCCCATGGTAATGAAGGATGTGCGAAAGAGGGCTGAAAACCCCGATTATTATAAGCTGGTGAGCCAATTGATCGGCAGACGTTTCGGATCCGTCCGGGAAGCGTATGCGAGTCTCCATGATCTGCCGTTTCCCAAAGAACTCCTGGAAAAATATCAATAA
- a CDS encoding SDR family oxidoreductase — MKTYVIAGGNSEIALNSILQLQAQSSDDLRIIAYTRSQPRTEISQVETLEWDAEEAFPGIPDDVESVDGFLYAPGTINLKPFKSLSAETFMKDMQINCFAAIPALQQVLPLMKEGGDVLFYSSIAAQTGMAYHSSIAAAKAAVEGLIRSLSAEYAGTNIRFNAIALSLTDTPLAAKFISSEKKLQAMEERHPLKQIGNPEQVGRMSAAILQGEYSWMTGQVLHLDGGMSVIR, encoded by the coding sequence GTGAAAACATATGTAATTGCCGGCGGAAACTCTGAAATTGCACTGAACTCCATTTTACAGCTTCAGGCTCAAAGCAGCGATGACCTGCGCATTATCGCATATACCCGATCTCAGCCGCGAACCGAAATTTCTCAGGTGGAAACCCTGGAATGGGATGCCGAAGAAGCATTCCCCGGCATCCCCGACGATGTGGAAAGCGTCGACGGCTTCCTGTACGCCCCGGGCACCATCAATCTGAAACCCTTTAAGTCCCTGTCAGCGGAAACGTTTATGAAGGATATGCAGATCAATTGTTTTGCCGCCATTCCCGCCCTGCAGCAGGTGCTGCCGTTGATGAAAGAAGGCGGCGATGTGCTGTTCTACAGCAGCATTGCGGCACAAACCGGTATGGCATATCACAGTTCCATAGCGGCGGCAAAGGCGGCGGTGGAAGGCCTTATACGCTCTCTGTCCGCAGAATATGCCGGAACAAATATCCGGTTTAATGCAATAGCTCTGTCCCTCACTGATACTCCGCTGGCCGCCAAGTTCATATCCAGTGAAAAAAAACTTCAGGCCATGGAGGAACGCCACCCTCTGAAACAGATCGGCAACCCTGAACAGGTGGGCCGCATGAGCGCAGCAATTCTTCAGGGTGAGTACTCCTGGATGACGGGGCAGGTGCTGCATCTGGACGGCGGCATGTCGGTAATCCGCTGA
- a CDS encoding cyclic nucleotide-binding domain-containing protein — MSNIDLNQRISKQKIEKNTILLLQGKPVNSILIIHSGMAEMISSSGDAPTHDDSLPSDSGESASDGVRVGLIKGETVCGILGLFNNKPLEHTVVSVSDCIISNIPVEDHMVVHLLQKNMRLNIQVMQALVQRIESAIYLFKNYKYLWHKLASIQDSLALGSDLENREEPRTLPDRYNVDIHEYSRYLRYELEQRGEKMPETWDSNVFLGRIQSGLDLYIQYDNLYIENMVDYSQYLFIKRLLRKPDKLVHALFNQDEPGNYYVYQFLIQSLEQLVGYNEKIVSHIRFLSDILYSDQGWVTTVLSMGEEEDYRFRMFRHYLWKFSWRCHRDAFKLLHKDLTKTHPMYQHLLEFRNKPVEESSSDSHDNMFTNDSGQEDASRDGLGKYRNLLDKILDFADVSEEFTEEFRETLNALKELENIYKADPEAEKLRKKLTPMYWELYEICFLKQINTDLKSFIPGIMLHFGVVDETLLSGDDLEIIDEAYSQMLYVEEPLPAMTLPYFLEKVYTGDVNPSINEMGEGFRETLKRQEKMSNKERESAAHVYQDTPEDKVRYELRQVSIELSKILYGSKRKSLPILTSQVLGGGLSRMLFPPETCSEAAEKFHSRDYSLFYREVVSKHRFGTDIVQKEVLPYFVIYPVAGNRMMMWQELDGTRKESPARFMIPLYFSEKIDEGIGNLLAQFRWELSRSVAGANWMDPVEGGLSGAYYDYIAFYRKNPKLSSAHKEKLKDFIKKTRSDRDRFSSDYITWVLYEYEGKVRFNPVVREIFYRFVPFDSQAREQIAKKPLYADLETKLQNRRRKEILKLESRIKKFEKSGETLPREMEDYMEFLKQ, encoded by the coding sequence ATGAGCAACATTGATTTGAATCAGCGCATAAGTAAACAGAAGATCGAGAAAAACACCATTCTCCTGCTCCAGGGCAAACCGGTGAACTCCATTCTCATTATTCACTCGGGAATGGCGGAGATGATTTCTTCATCCGGAGATGCACCCACCCATGATGATAGCCTTCCATCCGATTCAGGTGAATCAGCCTCGGACGGTGTTCGGGTGGGTCTGATTAAAGGAGAAACAGTCTGCGGGATTCTTGGTCTGTTTAACAACAAGCCTCTCGAACATACTGTGGTGAGTGTCAGCGACTGCATCATATCCAATATCCCGGTGGAAGATCATATGGTGGTTCATCTTCTGCAGAAAAACATGCGCCTGAACATTCAGGTTATGCAGGCTCTGGTTCAACGGATTGAATCCGCCATATATCTCTTTAAAAACTATAAATATCTCTGGCACAAGCTTGCCTCTATTCAGGACAGTCTGGCCCTTGGATCGGATCTGGAAAACCGTGAAGAACCCCGTACACTTCCCGACAGATATAATGTTGATATCCATGAGTACTCCCGCTACCTCAGGTACGAACTCGAACAGAGGGGCGAAAAAATGCCTGAGACCTGGGATTCCAATGTCTTTCTCGGCCGCATTCAAAGCGGACTGGATCTGTATATTCAGTATGACAACCTATACATCGAGAATATGGTGGATTACTCCCAATACCTTTTCATCAAACGACTGCTGCGGAAACCCGATAAACTCGTCCACGCCCTGTTTAATCAGGATGAACCGGGCAACTATTATGTGTATCAATTCCTCATCCAAAGTCTTGAGCAGCTGGTGGGGTACAATGAAAAGATTGTGAGCCACATCCGGTTTCTCAGCGATATCCTGTACAGTGATCAAGGGTGGGTAACCACAGTTCTCTCCATGGGTGAGGAAGAAGACTACCGGTTCCGCATGTTTCGTCACTATCTCTGGAAGTTCAGCTGGCGCTGTCACCGGGATGCCTTCAAACTTCTGCATAAGGATCTGACCAAAACCCACCCCATGTACCAACATCTGCTGGAATTCCGCAACAAACCCGTTGAAGAAAGCAGCAGCGATTCCCATGACAATATGTTCACCAATGATTCCGGACAAGAAGACGCTTCCCGGGATGGTCTGGGGAAATACCGGAACCTTCTGGACAAGATTCTTGATTTTGCCGATGTAAGCGAAGAGTTTACGGAGGAATTCCGGGAAACCCTGAATGCACTGAAAGAGCTGGAGAATATCTACAAAGCCGATCCCGAAGCTGAGAAGCTTCGGAAAAAACTGACTCCCATGTACTGGGAGCTGTATGAGATCTGCTTTCTGAAGCAGATTAATACTGATCTGAAATCGTTTATTCCGGGGATCATGCTTCACTTCGGGGTGGTGGATGAAACCCTTCTCAGCGGTGATGACCTGGAAATAATCGATGAAGCGTATTCCCAAATGCTGTATGTGGAGGAACCTCTTCCCGCCATGACCCTGCCGTATTTCCTGGAAAAAGTGTACACCGGTGATGTGAATCCCAGCATCAACGAGATGGGTGAAGGATTCAGGGAAACCCTCAAGCGCCAGGAGAAAATGTCCAATAAGGAGCGGGAATCCGCCGCACACGTGTATCAGGATACCCCGGAAGATAAAGTCCGGTATGAACTACGCCAGGTATCCATTGAACTGTCAAAAATCCTCTATGGTTCCAAACGGAAATCGCTTCCCATCCTTACCAGTCAGGTTTTGGGCGGCGGCCTCTCCCGAATGCTGTTTCCTCCGGAGACCTGCAGTGAGGCGGCGGAAAAGTTCCACTCCAGGGATTACAGCCTGTTTTACCGGGAGGTGGTAAGCAAACACCGCTTCGGTACGGATATTGTACAGAAAGAGGTACTCCCCTACTTTGTAATTTACCCTGTGGCTGGAAACAGGATGATGATGTGGCAGGAACTTGACGGTACCAGGAAAGAGAGCCCTGCCCGATTCATGATCCCCCTGTATTTCAGTGAAAAGATTGACGAAGGAATCGGAAATCTGCTGGCCCAGTTCCGCTGGGAGCTTTCCAGATCGGTTGCCGGGGCAAATTGGATGGATCCTGTGGAGGGCGGCCTCTCCGGAGCCTATTATGATTACATCGCGTTCTACCGGAAAAACCCCAAACTCTCATCGGCACACAAAGAGAAACTGAAGGATTTTATCAAAAAAACCCGCTCGGACCGTGACCGCTTCAGCTCTGATTATATCACCTGGGTGCTGTATGAGTATGAAGGAAAGGTTCGCTTCAATCCGGTGGTTCGGGAGATATTTTATCGCTTTGTTCCCTTCGACTCCCAGGCCAGGGAGCAGATTGCGAAAAAGCCCCTCTATGCGGATCTTGAAACCAAACTTCAAAACCGCCGCAGAAAGGAAATTCTTAAACTTGAAAGCAGAATTAAGAAGTTCGAGAAATCCGGAGAGACTCTGCCCAGGGAAATGGAGGACTATATGGAGTTTCTCAAGCAATAA
- the sppA gene encoding signal peptide peptidase SppA, with amino-acid sequence MYHILELSGQYSETGPQSGGVLSMLRSEKRFRFDHFFTRIEWLLKKKRVKTVVVSAATDFTTGNLSGIVSIREQLLRLKDAGKELVFFAQEYGMQELYLASVCSRRVIHPLAYLHFQGISRSFRFYRKLMKKHDIEAEVIRIGRYKSAGDAFRVSELDEFNREQYEAIFKDLLAEYSRGVTRGYGKDEEKIDELMNGRILTADEAVEEGWADQQETLEGIRGGFRERKTRELKLKKPRTSAGKGKKVAVLIFEGGIKDGHNDNNMMFGQMVGAEDFVPVIRKLEKDSSVKAVIFRINSGGGSAAASEDIVRELGRVRKKKPVIVSMSAVAGSGGYWIATEADKVFAEATTVTGSIGVISLFFYARKFFDKWGITHSTIREGEHADMGSMLRRLSEKEVRIIKDGVTWIYGKFLEKVAHARNMSTDAVHELGEGHVFTGTRAKEIGLIDEVGGLNEAVEEVKKRLGTSRIRLRFLPQRKKSRLGKLLGGGEGKHSPYAEAAVSAVSLMHDVRELNGTTLAMMPRMDEWAE; translated from the coding sequence ATGTATCACATATTAGAGCTTTCAGGACAATACAGCGAAACCGGGCCCCAGAGCGGAGGGGTTCTATCCATGCTTCGCAGTGAGAAAAGGTTCCGCTTTGATCATTTTTTCACCAGAATTGAATGGCTGCTGAAAAAGAAGCGGGTAAAAACTGTGGTGGTTTCGGCGGCAACGGATTTTACCACGGGAAATCTCTCGGGAATTGTATCAATCCGGGAACAGCTTCTGCGCCTGAAGGATGCTGGAAAAGAACTGGTCTTTTTCGCCCAGGAATACGGGATGCAGGAGCTTTATCTGGCGTCAGTCTGCAGCAGACGGGTGATTCATCCTCTTGCGTATCTTCATTTCCAGGGAATAAGCAGAAGTTTTCGGTTCTACCGCAAACTGATGAAAAAGCATGATATCGAAGCGGAAGTCATCAGAATCGGCCGCTACAAGTCCGCAGGCGATGCCTTCCGCGTTTCTGAACTTGATGAGTTTAATCGTGAACAGTATGAAGCGATCTTCAAGGACCTGCTGGCAGAATACAGTCGTGGTGTGACCCGCGGATACGGCAAGGACGAAGAAAAAATCGATGAGCTGATGAACGGCCGGATTTTGACAGCCGATGAAGCAGTTGAAGAAGGATGGGCCGACCAGCAGGAAACCCTTGAGGGAATTCGCGGTGGATTCCGGGAGCGCAAGACCAGGGAGCTGAAGTTGAAAAAGCCCCGTACTTCCGCGGGCAAAGGGAAAAAAGTTGCCGTTCTGATCTTTGAAGGGGGAATCAAGGACGGACATAATGACAACAATATGATGTTCGGACAGATGGTCGGTGCCGAGGATTTTGTGCCGGTGATCCGGAAACTTGAAAAGGATTCCTCGGTGAAGGCGGTAATCTTCAGAATTAACTCCGGCGGCGGTTCTGCTGCAGCTTCTGAGGATATTGTGCGGGAGCTGGGCCGGGTTCGGAAGAAAAAACCGGTAATTGTATCCATGAGCGCAGTTGCCGGCTCCGGAGGGTACTGGATTGCCACCGAGGCGGATAAGGTTTTTGCGGAAGCCACCACTGTTACCGGCTCAATCGGGGTGATCAGCCTGTTTTTCTATGCCAGAAAGTTTTTCGATAAATGGGGTATTACCCATTCCACGATCCGTGAGGGTGAACATGCCGATATGGGCTCTATGCTCAGGCGCCTGAGCGAAAAAGAGGTACGCATAATCAAAGACGGCGTTACCTGGATCTACGGCAAATTTCTTGAGAAGGTGGCTCATGCCAGAAACATGAGTACCGATGCGGTTCATGAGCTGGGAGAAGGGCATGTGTTCACAGGTACCCGGGCAAAGGAAATCGGCCTGATTGATGAGGTGGGTGGTCTCAACGAGGCTGTGGAAGAGGTGAAAAAGCGGCTTGGAACCTCACGGATCAGGCTGCGATTTCTGCCCCAGCGGAAAAAGAGCCGCCTTGGGAAGCTCCTGGGAGGCGGAGAGGGCAAACATTCACCCTATGCGGAAGCAGCCGTTTCAGCCGTGTCCCTCATGCATGATGTGCGGGAGTTAAACGGCACGACTTTGGCAATGATGCCCCGGATGGATGAATGGGCTGAATAA
- a CDS encoding lycopene cyclase domain-containing protein — protein MKKHVYAIIAVLSFAGPFAMSFDRKVHYISYLPPLLIATLAVGALYIAWDVMVTSRGHWQFNDEFVGSTRLFHLPVGEWLFFLLIPYPSVFIYEVILAYFGTSPARPELAWIQFVLAAGFIIPAYIWRKQGYTLLAMLSASLYFLVSGFLTPGVIAASGYLWSMLLIFLAFVVVNGIYTALPTIRYNPKAIFGVKFIQIPVEDFFYNLSYIGLILTLYIPLKEVMGL, from the coding sequence ATGAAGAAGCATGTGTATGCAATCATTGCGGTTTTAAGTTTTGCAGGCCCCTTTGCCATGAGTTTCGACAGAAAGGTTCACTATATCAGCTACCTGCCGCCTTTGCTGATCGCCACCCTTGCGGTGGGAGCGCTGTATATTGCCTGGGATGTGATGGTGACTTCCCGGGGGCATTGGCAGTTCAACGATGAATTTGTGGGAAGCACACGGCTGTTTCACCTGCCCGTCGGCGAGTGGCTGTTTTTCCTGCTAATCCCCTACCCCAGCGTGTTTATTTATGAAGTAATTCTGGCATACTTCGGCACCTCTCCGGCCAGGCCGGAACTGGCATGGATCCAGTTCGTACTCGCAGCGGGGTTCATCATTCCGGCATATATCTGGCGCAAACAAGGCTACACCCTCCTTGCAATGCTCTCCGCTTCCCTCTATTTCCTGGTATCCGGATTTCTGACACCGGGGGTTATTGCCGCTTCGGGATACCTCTGGTCCATGCTTCTGATATTTCTGGCCTTTGTTGTGGTCAACGGAATATATACCGCCCTTCCGACTATCCGGTATAACCCGAAGGCGATATTCGGAGTTAAATTTATCCAGATTCCTGTGGAGGATTTTTTCTACAACCTCAGTTATATCGGTCTTATCCTGACTCTATACATCCCGCTGAAGGAGGTCATGGGGCTCTAA
- a CDS encoding NAD(P)-dependent alcohol dehydrogenase, giving the protein MVSQNSEYSIQYSAWGGPENLETGPLHPPGKLRRGHIRVRVRAISVNPVDWKILAGEQNAGVHLMHLLSSRRGPLFPRVFGSDFAGEVTESRSHRFTPGERVAGMLSPLSGGSGSTEICVRASHCISLPDHWSWDQGASLPAAGISALQACKPFGRGSDSGRSGGPGSAGVQRSPGRVLLIGAAGGVGSIALQILARRGWEVHATGRAGQAELLKDLGALRVVPRDTWPDYALKEGPWQGIIDAPGALIRGKGEKSPAKLLDPRHPGACYYPVYIPNDFIGSQLLRIMKWRLFGRGKRSAMMLAYPSARRIKELQEHISRGIIKPVVDSSWSLKESSPASPVSHAMNGGVSGKVIIRLDG; this is encoded by the coding sequence GTGGTGAGTCAGAACTCCGAATATTCAATTCAATATAGCGCCTGGGGCGGTCCGGAAAACCTGGAGACAGGTCCACTGCATCCCCCCGGCAAACTCCGCCGGGGACATATCCGGGTGCGGGTTCGGGCCATCTCCGTAAACCCCGTGGACTGGAAAATTCTCGCCGGGGAACAGAATGCCGGGGTGCACCTCATGCATCTTCTCTCCTCCCGCCGGGGCCCGCTGTTTCCCAGGGTGTTCGGCAGCGATTTTGCAGGTGAAGTTACAGAATCCCGCTCACATAGATTTACGCCCGGCGAGAGGGTGGCAGGCATGCTGTCCCCCCTCTCCGGAGGTTCGGGAAGCACGGAAATTTGTGTCCGGGCCTCCCACTGCATATCTCTTCCCGACCACTGGAGCTGGGATCAGGGGGCTTCTCTCCCCGCTGCGGGGATCAGCGCTCTTCAGGCTTGCAAGCCTTTCGGCCGCGGATCTGACTCCGGGAGATCCGGAGGTCCTGGATCCGCCGGAGTGCAGAGATCCCCCGGCCGGGTGCTTCTCATCGGCGCAGCGGGAGGGGTGGGCAGCATTGCACTCCAGATCCTCGCCCGCCGGGGATGGGAGGTGCACGCAACAGGGCGCGCCGGCCAGGCTGAACTCCTGAAAGACCTTGGAGCCCTCCGGGTGGTACCCCGGGACACATGGCCGGACTACGCCCTGAAAGAAGGGCCGTGGCAGGGCATCATAGATGCCCCCGGAGCATTGATACGGGGAAAAGGCGAAAAAAGCCCGGCGAAGCTTCTGGATCCACGGCATCCGGGAGCCTGCTACTATCCCGTGTACATCCCCAACGATTTTATCGGCAGCCAATTACTCAGAATCATGAAATGGAGGCTGTTCGGCAGAGGCAAACGCAGCGCTATGATGCTCGCCTATCCGTCGGCCCGCCGGATAAAAGAATTGCAGGAACATATCAGCAGGGGCATCATCAAACCGGTTGTTGACTCAAGCTGGTCGTTGAAAGAATCATCACCGGCTTCCCCGGTGAGCCATGCAATGAACGGGGGAGTAAGCGGCAAGGTGATTATCAGGTTGGATGGCTGA
- a CDS encoding S-ribosylhomocysteine lyase — protein sequence MDKIPSFTIDHNKLLRGIYVSRIDEVGNDYVTTYDIRMKEPNREPVVDVPALHTIEHLGATFLRNDTEWKDEVVYFGPMGCRTGFYLLMKGKRESAELVDLITNLFRFMSEFDDDIPGAAAKDCGNYLSHNLTMTRWESRKFLHEVLENIGEQNLRYPD from the coding sequence ATGGACAAGATTCCTTCATTCACCATTGATCATAATAAGCTGCTGCGGGGCATTTATGTTTCCCGCATTGATGAGGTTGGCAACGATTATGTGACAACCTACGATATCCGGATGAAAGAACCGAACCGGGAACCGGTGGTTGATGTTCCGGCGCTTCACACCATCGAACACCTGGGCGCCACATTCCTGCGGAACGATACCGAGTGGAAAGATGAGGTGGTGTATTTCGGTCCCATGGGCTGCAGAACCGGTTTTTATCTTCTGATGAAGGGAAAACGGGAAAGTGCGGAGCTTGTGGATCTCATTACCAATCTTTTCCGGTTCATGAGTGAGTTTGATGATGATATTCCCGGGGCGGCTGCAAAAGACTGCGGAAATTATCTCAGCCACAATCTCACCATGACCCGCTGGGAGTCCAGAAAATTCCTTCACGAAGTTCTGGAAAACATCGGCGAGCAGAATCTCCGGTATCCCGACTGA
- a CDS encoding 5'-methylthioadenosine/adenosylhomocysteine nucleosidase produces the protein MIGIIGAMEEEVQQIRQEIHDPRVVEKASYSFISGHVGDLEVVLLQSGIGKVNAAIGTTLMIEHYSPKFILNTGSAGGLLPELSIGDVVLAESAGYHDVDATAFGYAKGQIPRMPLVYAGDSRLLEIAQRCVANGMSFSTVRGLIVSGDKFLAHPDEINNLLADFPESAAVEMESAAIAQTCYQLNTPFLIIRSISDKADSTSPGDFQENLHTASMNSARTILELLRFYREHPGEA, from the coding sequence ATGATCGGAATAATCGGTGCAATGGAAGAAGAGGTTCAGCAAATACGGCAGGAGATCCATGATCCCCGGGTTGTTGAAAAAGCTTCCTACAGCTTCATTTCCGGGCATGTGGGAGATCTGGAAGTCGTCCTTCTGCAATCGGGAATCGGCAAGGTGAACGCAGCCATCGGTACAACGTTGATGATCGAACACTACTCACCGAAGTTCATACTGAACACCGGCAGCGCCGGCGGTTTACTCCCGGAGCTCTCCATAGGAGATGTGGTTCTGGCAGAATCAGCAGGATATCATGACGTCGACGCAACCGCCTTCGGCTACGCCAAGGGGCAGATCCCCCGGATGCCTCTGGTCTATGCCGGCGACAGCCGCCTGCTTGAAATCGCCCAACGCTGCGTCGCTAACGGCATGTCCTTTTCCACGGTACGGGGGCTGATAGTATCCGGGGACAAATTTCTGGCCCATCCAGATGAAATCAACAATCTGTTAGCCGATTTTCCCGAAAGTGCGGCGGTGGAGATGGAAAGCGCTGCGATTGCCCAGACCTGTTATCAGCTCAACACACCGTTTCTGATTATCCGAAGTATCAGCGACAAAGCAGACAGTACATCCCCCGGGGACTTTCAGGAAAATCTGCACACGGCCTCTATGAACTCGGCCCGTACTATTTTAGAATTACTCAGGTTCTATCGTGAACATCCGGGGGAAGCATGA